The following proteins are encoded in a genomic region of Nycticebus coucang isolate mNycCou1 chromosome 17, mNycCou1.pri, whole genome shotgun sequence:
- the LOC128568416 gene encoding 60S ribosomal protein L21-like, producing MTNTKGKRRGTRYMFSRPFRKHGVVPLATYMRIYKKGDIVDIKGMGTVQKGMPHKCYHGKTGRVYNVTQHAVGIVVNKQVKGKILAKRINVRIEHIKYSKSRESFLKRVKENDQKKKEAKEKGTWVQLKRQPAPPREAHFVRTNGKESELLEPIPYEFMA from the coding sequence atgacaaacacaaagggaaagaggagaggcacccgatacatgttctctaggccttttagaaaacatggagttgttcctttggccacatatatgcgaatctacaagaaaggtgatattgtagacatcaagggaatgggtactgttcaaaaaggcatgccacacaaatgttaccatggcaaaactggaagagtttacaatgttacccagcatgctgttggcattgttgtaaacaaacaagttaagggcaagatcctcgcgaagaggattaatgttcgtattgagcatattaagtaCTCTAAGAGCCGAGAAAGCTTCCTGAAACgggtgaaggaaaatgatcagaaaaagaaggaagccaaagagaaaggtacctgggttcaactgaagcgccagcctgcgccacccagagaagcccactttgtgagaactaacggaaaggagtctgagctcctggaacccattccctatgaattcatggcataa